One genomic window of Ilyobacter polytropus DSM 2926 includes the following:
- the trmFO gene encoding methylenetetrahydrofolate--tRNA-(uracil(54)-C(5))-methyltransferase (FADH(2)-oxidizing) TrmFO — protein sequence MIKEVVIIGAGLAGSEAAYQLAKRGIKVKLYEMRPLKNTEAHKSEKFGELVCSNSLGSNATSNASGLMKEELRQLGSLLVEVADKNRVPAGQALAVDREGFSKEITETLENMENIEIIREELTEIPEEGIVLIASGPLSSDSISEEIKKITKDEHLYFYDAAAPIIAFDSIDKEKVYFQSRYDKGDGEYINCPMNIEEYTNFYNALITAERAPLKTFEEEKLFEACMPVEKMAERGEKTLLFGPLKPKGLTNPRHPDIKDYAVIQLRQDDKEGRLYNMVGFQTNLKWGEQKRVFSMIPGLENADFVRYGVMHRNTFINSTKLLKDTLNLKSNENIYFAGQITGSEGYVAAMATGMMAAINIANRLEGKKEFVLDDRSAIGAIIKYITEEKKNFQPIGPNIGIIRPLEGKKIRDKRERYTKVAERALDYLKEKLGEE from the coding sequence ATGATAAAAGAGGTAGTGATAATAGGGGCGGGTCTTGCAGGTAGTGAGGCAGCCTATCAATTGGCTAAAAGAGGAATAAAGGTAAAACTTTATGAGATGAGGCCTTTAAAAAATACAGAGGCACATAAAAGTGAAAAATTTGGAGAACTTGTATGCAGTAACTCCCTAGGGTCTAATGCAACTTCTAATGCATCGGGACTAATGAAGGAGGAACTTAGACAGTTAGGGTCACTTTTGGTGGAAGTTGCAGATAAAAACAGAGTACCTGCAGGTCAGGCACTAGCTGTAGACAGAGAAGGGTTTTCTAAAGAGATAACTGAAACTCTGGAAAACATGGAAAATATAGAGATAATAAGAGAGGAACTGACAGAAATACCAGAGGAAGGAATAGTTCTTATAGCAAGTGGGCCTCTCTCATCAGACAGTATATCAGAAGAGATCAAAAAAATAACCAAGGACGAGCATCTTTATTTTTATGATGCTGCTGCTCCTATAATAGCCTTTGATTCTATAGATAAAGAGAAGGTATATTTTCAGTCAAGATATGATAAAGGTGACGGAGAATATATAAACTGTCCTATGAATATAGAGGAATATACAAATTTTTACAATGCACTGATAACTGCAGAAAGAGCTCCTTTAAAGACCTTTGAAGAGGAAAAACTTTTTGAGGCCTGTATGCCAGTTGAAAAAATGGCTGAAAGAGGAGAAAAAACTCTTTTGTTTGGGCCTTTAAAGCCAAAGGGTCTTACAAATCCAAGACATCCAGATATAAAGGATTATGCTGTAATCCAACTGAGACAAGATGACAAAGAGGGAAGACTTTACAACATGGTGGGATTTCAGACAAACCTCAAATGGGGAGAGCAGAAAAGAGTCTTTTCTATGATACCAGGTCTTGAAAATGCTGATTTTGTCAGATACGGTGTTATGCACAGAAACACTTTTATAAATTCAACGAAACTTCTCAAAGATACCCTTAATTTAAAATCCAATGAGAATATCTATTTCGCAGGACAAATAACAGGAAGTGAAGGGTATGTGGCTGCTATGGCTACTGGAATGATGGCTGCTATTAATATAGCCAATAGACTAGAGGGAAAAAAAGAATTTGTATTAGATGACAGAAGTGCTATAGGGGCGATAATAAAATATATAACAGAAGAAAAAAAGAATTTTCAGCCGATTGGTCCTAATATAGGTATAATAAGACCTTTAGAAGGAAAAAAGATAAGAGATAAAAGAGAGCGTTATACAAAGGTGGCAGAAAGAGCCCTGGATTATCTAAAGGAAAAACTGGGGGAAGAATAG
- a CDS encoding tyrosine-type recombinase/integrase, which produces MEPFLLEKLIKDFIYFEEFGDGKSLNTIKSFKKDLGQLRDYLSKKENINNPKDIKEMALRGFLVELQKENIGKRSLNRKISSLRTFFKYLKNQGYIEKNPTILLTGPAFKADLPEILTKEEIDRIREVIDIEKTNGIRDRLIVELLYSSGIRTSELLSLGESLFDLEKRQLRVTGGKQPRIVFFSERTREYFKRYVESKKKKYRAKYTADILFVNGSGTRLSDRSLRRIIERYAKKAEIQKEISPHTFRHTFGVYMLTHGMGLMHLQELMGHVSVESTKIYEEFVNKPKILKGYNNY; this is translated from the coding sequence ATGGAACCTTTTTTATTAGAAAAACTTATAAAAGATTTTATATATTTTGAGGAATTCGGAGACGGGAAGAGTCTGAATACTATAAAATCATTTAAAAAAGATCTTGGACAGCTGAGAGATTATCTCAGCAAAAAAGAAAATATAAATAATCCCAAGGATATAAAAGAGATGGCTCTCAGGGGTTTTTTGGTAGAATTGCAAAAGGAAAACATAGGAAAAAGATCTCTCAATAGAAAGATATCTTCCTTGAGAACCTTTTTTAAATACCTGAAAAATCAGGGATATATTGAAAAAAATCCCACGATTCTTCTTACTGGCCCGGCTTTTAAGGCAGATCTTCCTGAAATATTAACAAAAGAGGAGATAGACAGAATCAGAGAGGTCATAGATATAGAAAAAACAAACGGAATAAGAGACCGTCTTATTGTGGAGCTTTTGTATTCTAGCGGCATAAGAACCAGTGAACTTCTTTCTCTAGGAGAGAGTCTTTTTGATCTTGAAAAAAGACAGCTCAGAGTCACAGGGGGAAAACAACCTAGAATTGTATTTTTCAGTGAAAGAACAAGGGAATATTTTAAAAGATATGTAGAGTCTAAGAAAAAAAAGTACAGAGCAAAATACACAGCAGATATACTTTTTGTGAATGGTTCTGGAACGAGGCTGAGTGACCGGTCGTTGAGAAGAATAATAGAACGTTATGCAAAAAAGGCTGAAATACAAAAAGAGATAAGTCCCCATACTTTTAGACATACTTTCGGAGTGTATATGCTGACTCATGGAATGGGCCTTATGCACCTTCAGGAACTAATGGGACATGTGAGTGTTGAAAGCACTAAAATATACGAAGAGTTTGTAAATAAACCCAAAATTTTAAAGGGATATAATAATTATTGA
- the hslV gene encoding ATP-dependent protease subunit HslV, with translation MEKFRATTIIAVKKDNKVAIAGDGQVTFGDTVFKSGAKKIRKMYDNTILMGFAGSAADAFALFDKFEGKLDEFGGNLKKASVELAKEWRHDKALRVLEAMLVVADKSNVLIVSGNGDVIEPDDGIAAIGSGGSYAYAAAKALVMHSDLGAPQVAEEALKIAGNMCIYTNLNISVETL, from the coding sequence ATGGAAAAGTTTAGAGCAACAACGATAATAGCTGTAAAAAAAGATAACAAGGTGGCCATAGCCGGAGACGGACAGGTAACTTTCGGAGACACTGTATTTAAAAGCGGAGCTAAGAAAATAAGGAAAATGTATGATAATACAATACTCATGGGATTTGCAGGAAGTGCTGCCGATGCCTTTGCCCTTTTTGATAAATTTGAGGGGAAGCTTGATGAGTTTGGTGGGAATCTTAAAAAAGCTTCTGTAGAACTTGCAAAAGAGTGGAGACACGATAAAGCTCTGAGAGTCCTTGAAGCAATGCTTGTGGTAGCAGATAAAAGCAATGTACTAATTGTATCTGGAAATGGTGATGTAATAGAGCCAGACGACGGGATAGCGGCAATCGGAAGCGGAGGAAGTTATGCCTATGCTGCAGCTAAGGCTCTTGTAATGCATAGTGATTTAGGGGCTCCACAGGTAGCGGAAGAGGCTCTTAAAATAGCTGGGAATATGTGTATATATACAAATCTCAACATCAGTGTTGAGACTCTTTAG
- the yqeH gene encoding ribosome biogenesis GTPase YqeH: protein MAKIKKCIGCGIELQNESSEKQGFVPKSVLESRKEIYCQRCFKIKNYGEYLPVEMTKEDYRKEVGKQAERADVVLAVFDIIDFEGSFDDEILDILREKDSIIAINKLDLVPGEKHPSEVSDWVKERLADEGIAPLDIAILSAKSGYGVNGIIRKLRHFFPDGAKAMVLGTTNVGKSSIINGLLGDKKVTTSKYPGTTLKSLENIISGTKLTLIDTPGLIPEGRVSDMVCEECNLKIVPANEISRKTFKLEKDRVLMFGGLLWMKVMNSEKAIFSAFASKDVSFHETNEGRLEDLLRDHSGDAISPPCEKCRDEYAALPMKKEEWTVESGEELVFKGLGWISVKRGPLTIEVTIPEGAEIILRDAFIKPRR from the coding sequence TTGGCAAAAATAAAAAAATGTATCGGCTGCGGAATAGAGCTGCAAAATGAAAGCTCTGAAAAGCAGGGATTTGTACCTAAAAGTGTCTTAGAGAGTAGAAAAGAGATTTACTGTCAGAGATGTTTTAAAATAAAAAACTATGGAGAATATCTTCCGGTGGAGATGACAAAGGAAGACTATAGGAAAGAGGTTGGGAAACAGGCAGAAAGAGCAGATGTGGTCTTGGCTGTTTTTGATATAATCGACTTTGAAGGATCATTTGACGATGAGATACTAGATATTCTAAGGGAAAAGGATTCTATAATAGCAATAAATAAACTCGACCTTGTACCTGGGGAAAAGCACCCTTCTGAAGTATCGGACTGGGTAAAAGAAAGACTGGCTGATGAAGGGATAGCCCCACTAGATATAGCTATATTAAGTGCAAAAAGTGGATATGGTGTAAACGGGATAATAAGAAAACTCAGACATTTTTTCCCTGATGGTGCCAAGGCAATGGTCCTAGGAACTACAAATGTAGGTAAATCAAGTATAATAAACGGACTTTTAGGAGATAAAAAGGTAACTACATCTAAATATCCTGGAACTACTTTGAAAAGTCTTGAAAATATTATTTCAGGAACAAAGTTAACTTTGATAGATACTCCAGGGCTTATTCCTGAGGGAAGAGTTTCGGATATGGTCTGTGAAGAGTGTAATCTAAAAATAGTACCTGCCAACGAAATTTCTAGAAAAACATTTAAACTGGAAAAAGACAGGGTTCTCATGTTTGGAGGACTTCTCTGGATGAAGGTTATGAACTCTGAAAAGGCTATATTCTCTGCCTTTGCATCTAAAGATGTTAGTTTTCACGAAACAAATGAGGGAAGGCTAGAGGATCTCTTAAGAGATCATTCTGGAGATGCCATCTCACCTCCCTGCGAAAAATGTAGAGATGAGTATGCAGCTCTTCCTATGAAAAAAGAAGAATGGACTGTAGAGTCTGGAGAAGAACTGGTATTTAAAGGCCTAGGATGGATCTCTGTGAAAAGAGGCCCTCTGACTATAGAGGTTACTATTCCAGAAGGGGCAGAAATAATCTTAAGAGATGCCTTTATCAAACCAAGAAGATGA
- a CDS encoding type II secretion system protein gives MKKGFTILELIIVLGALALFFVMAVPRLSDVRDSTKAARVQKDLVGMRVALESYYTATGEYPDLISEGMKDNLKLIKAESIEGKKVNFAQFLERDSIPKTPKSGLIEESNLVIDWENSEQIGIGGWKYNYSGKTGEIHANLPENMYNQLIEWSEE, from the coding sequence GTGAAAAAAGGTTTTACAATATTGGAGCTCATAATTGTGCTAGGTGCCTTGGCATTGTTTTTTGTAATGGCAGTACCTAGACTGAGTGATGTAAGGGATTCTACCAAGGCAGCAAGGGTACAGAAAGACCTTGTGGGAATGAGGGTGGCTCTGGAAAGTTATTATACTGCGACTGGTGAGTATCCCGACCTTATATCAGAAGGAATGAAAGATAACCTGAAACTTATAAAAGCTGAGAGTATAGAGGGGAAAAAGGTAAATTTTGCTCAGTTTCTGGAAAGAGACAGTATACCTAAGACTCCTAAAAGTGGTCTAATAGAAGAGAGTAACCTGGTGATAGACTGGGAAAATTCAGAGCAAATAGGTATAGGGGGATGGAAATATAATTACAGTGGAAAGACAGGGGAAATACACGCGAATCTTCCAGAGAATATGTATAATCAGCTTATAGAGTGGAGTGAGGAATAG
- a CDS encoding type II secretion system protein, translating into MKKRGFTLIELMVVIAIIGLLAAIALPKFSDVTSQAKVASVQGNISTLRTSLGMFYATDGAYPTALSADLSAIKGIDSDGEDIYFTDFYNKSIMPETPTTELKVAATNAVVTTKDSKGGWVYTSDGTIKANIIDDAYGQGTVWSDF; encoded by the coding sequence ATGAAGAAAAGAGGATTTACTTTAATTGAACTTATGGTAGTAATCGCTATCATAGGACTACTGGCAGCAATAGCTTTACCAAAATTCAGCGATGTAACATCACAAGCAAAAGTGGCTAGTGTACAAGGAAACATATCTACTTTAAGAACATCACTTGGTATGTTTTATGCAACAGATGGAGCTTATCCTACTGCTTTATCTGCAGATTTATCAGCAATAAAAGGAATAGATTCGGATGGAGAAGACATTTATTTTACAGATTTTTATAATAAAAGCATAATGCCTGAAACTCCAACAACGGAATTAAAAGTTGCTGCTACAAATGCTGTAGTAACTACAAAAGATTCAAAAGGTGGATGGGTTTATACTTCCGATGGTACAATTAAAGCAAATATTATAGACGATGCATATGGACAAGGTACTGTATGGAGTGATTTTTAA
- a CDS encoding O-antigen ligase family protein: MREKFGILGYLLATSVAPLIIFGKKIILENDSKRAMTYITYDGYQIDFISYYKLMTLITGAVILIFSMAGKIDLKKECIGIKSKYYIMGSTLLVLLVMSFIFSIDRKISFLGISGRFEGFLAEISYMVIFLTGLSFFKNRNSREKILKFIIGFSGVMFLVGIFQFFGFNILETDFMSNVMTGFDVEKFGGLKYSFGKYASYGTLSNPNYMGSYSIMLFFLGLGFYLSSRERIKTIFFLGYTGLAFANLIGCHSRAGFLGFQGGVLLFIIFMNREILINWKKILVLSLMCILIWSGMDIFSQKALGKKLGNISKGVKTEVYGIESEGNRVEIDGVSKLKIIGSSNGLEFYDAINEKIPVKEKDRLINLQKSGYEKYYVKRHKTIKDLYLFGYGESFNYQLYFIEGKFYTIDHMDNITEIPAVKRIKFFDGYEKKGSSRIYIWSRSIPKIFEKPVFGHGQDTFPLVFPQNDFFGKKLSFGIKGMLVDKPHNYFIQIAINNGIPALILIGFLFLSFFYDSFKVFIKNRNIFTGCIFLSVFSYFITCFFNDSVVSVAPLFWTFLAVGTCLNTEG; the protein is encoded by the coding sequence ATGAGGGAGAAATTTGGAATTTTGGGATATCTTTTGGCAACATCTGTGGCACCGCTTATAATTTTCGGTAAAAAAATAATTTTGGAAAATGATAGCAAAAGAGCAATGACTTATATAACTTATGATGGATATCAGATTGATTTTATTAGTTATTATAAATTAATGACTCTGATTACCGGAGCTGTGATCCTTATATTCTCAATGGCTGGAAAAATTGATCTTAAGAAAGAGTGCATTGGGATAAAATCTAAATATTATATAATGGGATCGACTTTGCTAGTTTTGTTAGTTATGAGTTTTATATTTTCAATAGACAGGAAAATATCTTTTTTAGGGATAAGCGGTAGATTTGAGGGATTTTTGGCAGAAATTTCATATATGGTGATATTTCTCACTGGACTTAGTTTCTTTAAAAACAGAAATTCAAGAGAAAAAATACTTAAATTTATAATCGGTTTCAGCGGGGTAATGTTTTTAGTAGGAATCTTCCAGTTTTTCGGATTTAATATTTTAGAAACTGATTTTATGTCAAATGTAATGACCGGTTTTGATGTCGAAAAGTTTGGCGGTTTAAAATACAGTTTCGGAAAATATGCAAGCTATGGTACACTTTCTAATCCTAATTATATGGGGAGCTATTCAATTATGCTTTTTTTTCTGGGGCTGGGTTTTTATCTGAGTTCTAGAGAAAGAATAAAAACTATTTTTTTTCTTGGGTACACTGGTCTAGCTTTTGCTAATCTCATAGGCTGTCATTCAAGAGCTGGATTTTTAGGTTTTCAAGGTGGGGTTCTTCTTTTTATTATTTTTATGAACAGGGAGATTCTGATTAACTGGAAAAAAATATTAGTATTGTCTCTTATGTGTATTTTGATCTGGAGTGGAATGGATATATTTTCTCAAAAAGCTCTGGGGAAGAAGCTGGGAAATATTTCAAAGGGAGTTAAGACTGAAGTTTATGGTATAGAGTCGGAAGGGAACCGTGTCGAGATCGACGGGGTAAGTAAACTCAAGATAATAGGAAGCTCGAATGGGCTAGAGTTTTATGACGCTATAAATGAAAAAATTCCTGTAAAAGAAAAAGACAGGCTTATTAATCTTCAAAAATCTGGGTATGAAAAATATTATGTTAAAAGACATAAAACTATAAAAGATCTTTATCTTTTTGGATATGGGGAGAGTTTTAATTATCAGCTTTATTTTATAGAAGGAAAATTTTACACTATTGATCATATGGATAATATAACAGAGATACCTGCTGTAAAAAGAATAAAATTTTTTGATGGTTATGAAAAAAAAGGATCATCGAGAATTTATATATGGTCTCGGAGTATTCCAAAGATATTTGAAAAGCCTGTATTTGGTCATGGGCAGGACACCTTTCCCCTTGTATTTCCTCAAAATGATTTTTTCGGAAAAAAACTGTCTTTTGGAATTAAAGGTATGTTGGTAGACAAGCCACATAATTATTTTATTCAGATAGCCATAAACAACGGAATACCAGCCCTTATTTTAATTGGATTTTTATTTTTGAGTTTTTTTTATGATTCTTTTAAAGTTTTTATAAAAAATAGGAATATTTTTACAGGATGTATCTTTCTGAGTGTTTTTTCTTATTTTATAACCTGTTTTTTTAATGACAGCGTAGTTTCTGTGGCTCCTTTATTCTGGACGTTTTTGGCAGTAGGAACATGCTTAAATACAGAAGGTTAA
- a CDS encoding type II secretion system protein, translating into MKRKGFTLIELIVVIAIIGILAAIALPKLSDVTSQAKAANVQGNLANVRTSIGIYYAKTETYPDFKGTSTYSTGDLSDVKSTGINGEEVYFTDFYNKSEMVSTPSFEGCSTQETAWNNITTGSDENGGWTYSYDDGTLIADVPDDAFGQGIIWSEF; encoded by the coding sequence ATGAAGAGAAAAGGTTTTACTCTTATTGAACTTATAGTAGTAATAGCAATAATAGGTATTTTGGCAGCAATAGCTCTTCCAAAATTAAGTGATGTAACTTCTCAGGCAAAGGCTGCAAATGTACAAGGAAATCTGGCAAATGTTAGAACATCTATAGGGATATACTATGCAAAGACAGAGACATATCCTGATTTTAAAGGTACAAGTACTTACAGTACAGGAGACCTTTCTGATGTTAAAAGCACTGGTATAAACGGAGAAGAGGTTTATTTTACAGATTTTTATAACAAAAGTGAGATGGTGTCAACTCCTTCGTTTGAAGGGTGTAGTACCCAAGAAACAGCCTGGAATAATATAACCACTGGTAGTGATGAAAATGGAGGCTGGACTTATTCCTATGACGACGGGACACTAATAGCAGACGTTCCAGACGATGCATTTGGACAGGGAATAATTTGGTCAGAGTTCTAG
- a CDS encoding NAD(P)/FAD-dependent oxidoreductase produces MKYDIIFVGGGQANIFGAYEAITKNPDIKILIVDKGRMLKERVCPKEKTDKCVKCDTCAIIYGISGAGAYSDSKFNMDYRVGGDVHTVTGKQLVNDTINYVAEIYKKFGFDEEPAGIKYNEEMEEVKRRCIENNVQLVDTPTMHLGTDGSRELYTKLVDYLLGKGVEFLTGHGIEELIIENNQVKGIILSGKKSETIYSDNVIMGIGRSGAKKMMKLCQKHGIDYSTGAIDVGVRVEVPDVVMKNINKNFYEAKMVYYTEKYRDKMRTFCSNPSGFIAVEKHSDDVILANGHAYKDRKSINTNLALLCTKTFTHPFSHPFEYATAIAKMSSMLTGGKILMQSYGDLKAGRRSTEERLSRLNIVPTTDDYVAGDIALACPKRILDNIIEFIEVHDKITPGFASSDLLLYFPEIKFRSTRVAINEHMETSIKGFYSVGDSSGYGSGLNIAAVMGILATRDIISK; encoded by the coding sequence ATGAAGTATGATATTATTTTTGTAGGCGGGGGACAGGCAAATATTTTTGGAGCTTATGAAGCAATAACAAAGAATCCAGATATAAAGATTCTGATTGTAGACAAGGGAAGGATGCTGAAAGAAAGAGTCTGTCCTAAGGAAAAAACGGATAAGTGTGTGAAGTGTGATACTTGTGCCATAATATATGGGATAAGCGGGGCAGGGGCATACTCAGATTCAAAATTTAACATGGATTATAGAGTTGGCGGAGATGTACATACAGTTACAGGAAAACAGCTTGTAAATGATACTATAAATTATGTGGCGGAAATTTATAAAAAATTTGGTTTTGACGAAGAACCTGCAGGGATAAAATACAATGAAGAAATGGAAGAGGTAAAAAGAAGGTGTATAGAAAATAATGTGCAGTTGGTTGACACTCCTACAATGCACTTGGGGACAGACGGATCTAGAGAGTTGTACACAAAACTTGTGGATTACCTTTTGGGTAAGGGAGTAGAATTCCTGACTGGCCATGGTATAGAGGAACTGATTATAGAAAATAATCAGGTGAAAGGAATAATACTTTCAGGTAAAAAATCTGAAACAATTTATTCTGATAATGTAATTATGGGAATAGGTAGAAGCGGAGCCAAGAAAATGATGAAACTCTGCCAAAAGCATGGAATAGATTACAGCACAGGGGCAATAGATGTAGGAGTGAGGGTAGAAGTACCTGATGTGGTAATGAAAAATATAAATAAAAATTTTTATGAAGCGAAAATGGTATATTACACCGAAAAGTATAGAGATAAGATGAGAACATTTTGTAGTAATCCCAGTGGTTTTATTGCTGTGGAGAAACACAGTGATGATGTAATATTGGCAAATGGTCATGCGTATAAGGACAGGAAGTCTATAAATACAAACTTAGCCCTTCTTTGTACAAAAACTTTCACTCATCCATTCAGCCATCCCTTTGAGTATGCCACTGCTATAGCGAAGATGTCATCTATGCTTACAGGGGGAAAAATACTTATGCAGTCATATGGAGATTTGAAGGCAGGAAGAAGGTCCACAGAAGAGAGGTTATCTAGGCTGAATATAGTTCCCACAACAGATGACTATGTTGCTGGGGATATAGCACTAGCCTGTCCTAAAAGGATACTGGACAACATAATCGAGTTTATAGAGGTTCATGACAAGATAACCCCTGGTTTTGCATCTAGTGATCTATTGCTTTATTTTCCAGAGATAAAGTTTAGAAGTACAAGAGTGGCTATAAATGAACACATGGAAACTAGTATTAAAGGGTTTTACTCTGTGGGAGATAGTTCGGGATATGGAAGTGGACTTAATATTGCAGCAGTAATGGGAATACTAGCAACTAGAGATATAATAAGCAAATAA
- the metK gene encoding methionine adenosyltransferase has protein sequence MENKIFFTSECVSPGHPDKIADQVSDAVLDACIAEDPNSRVACEVFCTTGQVVVGGEITTNTYVDVQKIVRDKIEEIGYKQGMGFDSDCGVLNAIHSQSPDIAMGVDIGGAGDQGIMFGGAVKETPELMPLALVLAREIIVKYTRMARSKEVIWGRPDAKSQVTLAYNKNGTVDHVDTVVVSVQHNPEVSQEEIHETIIEKVVKPVLEKYKMNPGRVKHYHINPTGRFVIGGPHGDAGLTGRKIIVDTYGGYFRHGGGAFSGKDPSKVDRSAAYAARWVAKNIVAAELAEKCEIQLSYAIGVVEPTSVKVDTFGTGKIEEVKLAEIVQKVFDLSPRGIELALELRSGNFKYQDLAAFGHIGRTDIDLPWERTNKVEAIKKLV, from the coding sequence ATGGAAAACAAAATATTTTTTACTTCAGAATGTGTTTCACCGGGCCATCCTGATAAGATAGCCGACCAGGTATCAGATGCAGTGCTAGACGCCTGCATAGCAGAAGACCCAAATTCTAGGGTAGCCTGCGAAGTATTTTGTACAACAGGTCAGGTAGTGGTAGGAGGAGAGATAACTACCAATACATATGTAGATGTGCAAAAGATAGTAAGAGACAAGATAGAAGAGATCGGATACAAGCAGGGAATGGGATTTGACTCAGACTGCGGAGTGCTTAATGCAATACATTCACAGTCTCCTGATATAGCAATGGGTGTAGATATCGGAGGAGCAGGAGACCAGGGAATAATGTTCGGAGGAGCTGTAAAAGAAACTCCTGAACTTATGCCTTTAGCCCTTGTTCTTGCAAGGGAGATAATCGTAAAATATACAAGAATGGCAAGATCTAAAGAGGTAATCTGGGGAAGACCAGACGCAAAGTCTCAGGTAACTCTTGCGTATAATAAAAACGGGACTGTAGATCATGTTGATACAGTAGTAGTATCTGTACAGCATAACCCTGAAGTAAGTCAGGAAGAGATTCATGAAACAATAATAGAAAAGGTAGTAAAACCTGTCCTTGAAAAATATAAAATGAATCCTGGAAGGGTAAAACATTACCATATAAATCCAACAGGAAGATTCGTAATCGGCGGACCTCACGGAGATGCTGGTCTTACAGGAAGAAAGATAATAGTAGATACCTATGGTGGATACTTTAGACACGGTGGAGGAGCTTTCTCAGGAAAGGATCCTTCAAAGGTGGACAGGTCTGCCGCTTATGCAGCAAGATGGGTAGCTAAGAATATAGTTGCTGCAGAACTTGCAGAAAAGTGTGAAATACAGCTTTCTTATGCTATAGGGGTAGTAGAGCCTACATCTGTAAAAGTAGATACCTTTGGAACAGGAAAAATAGAAGAGGTAAAGCTAGCTGAGATAGTGCAAAAGGTATTTGACCTAAGTCCTAGAGGGATAGAACTAGCCTTAGAGCTAAGATCAGGAAACTTTAAGTATCAGGATCTTGCAGCCTTCGGTCATATAGGAAGGACAGACATAGATCTTCCTTGGGAAAGAACAAATAAGGTAGAAGCTATAAAAAAACTTGTATAG